One segment of Gilliamella sp. ESL0441 DNA contains the following:
- a CDS encoding serine/threonine protein kinase, with the protein MNYSDFSFQTLSPELILDSIASTGIRVDSGLTTLNSYENRVYQFMDEDRKRYVVKFYRPHRWNRQQIIEEHKFTQQLFNADIPVIAPLILNNSTLHEHKGYMFAVFPSIGGRQYEIDNIDQFESVAMLLGRMHKIGAEQSFNFRPTIGLEEYLYQPREILLTSHFVPKNIYIDFKSVLEKLIRTIEIHWHNDWQSIRLQADCHAGNILWRDGAIFVDFDDARNGPAIQDLWMLLYGNLQEQRLQLETLLEIYQEFYDFDYMQLALIEPLRAMRMVHHLAWIITRWQDPAFPLAFPWLTDSDFWHQQLKIFDQQIEAIQSPPITLGSMF; encoded by the coding sequence ATGAATTATTCAGATTTTTCATTTCAAACATTATCCCCTGAGTTAATCCTAGATAGTATAGCGTCAACGGGTATCCGTGTTGATTCAGGTTTAACGACCTTAAATAGTTATGAAAATCGTGTTTATCAATTTATGGATGAAGATCGCAAACGTTATGTTGTTAAATTTTATCGTCCACACCGATGGAATCGACAACAAATTATTGAAGAGCATAAATTTACGCAACAACTATTTAATGCCGATATTCCAGTCATTGCGCCTTTAATCTTAAATAATTCAACGCTTCATGAACATAAAGGTTATATGTTTGCAGTATTTCCTAGTATTGGAGGAAGACAATACGAAATTGACAACATCGACCAGTTCGAATCAGTTGCAATGTTGCTTGGGCGAATGCATAAAATTGGTGCTGAACAAAGTTTTAATTTCCGTCCAACAATCGGGCTAGAAGAATATCTTTATCAACCTCGAGAGATTCTGTTAACTAGCCATTTTGTGCCCAAAAATATTTACATCGATTTTAAAAGCGTTTTAGAAAAATTAATCAGAACAATTGAGATACATTGGCATAATGATTGGCAATCAATACGTTTACAAGCGGATTGCCATGCCGGTAATATTTTATGGCGTGATGGTGCTATCTTTGTCGATTTTGATGATGCCCGTAATGGCCCTGCAATTCAGGATCTTTGGATGTTACTCTACGGTAATCTACAAGAGCAACGCTTACAACTAGAAACCTTGCTTGAAATTTATCAAGAGTTTTATGATTTTGACTATATGCAACTTGCATTAATTGAGCCACTAAGAGCCATGAGAATGGTTCACCATTTAGCATGGATAATAACTCGTTGGCAAGATCCTGCTTTTCCTTTGGCCTTTCCTTGGTTAACAGATAGCGATTTTTGGCATCAACAACTCAAAATATTTGATCAACAAATTGAAGCAATTCAATCACCGCCAATAACATTAGGGTCGATGTTTTAA
- a CDS encoding GIY-YIG nuclease family protein: protein MPSKSSIWFLYIIRTAKQTLYTGITTDVKRRLSQHQNGKGAKHLNGHHDLDVVYQLRVGDKSTALRLEYRIKQLSKQQKEKLIASSPNLSDLLTLLVK from the coding sequence ATGCCAAGTAAATCATCAATTTGGTTTTTATATATTATTAGAACCGCTAAACAAACACTGTATACGGGAATAACCACTGATGTTAAAAGAAGATTATCTCAGCACCAAAATGGTAAAGGTGCTAAACATTTAAATGGACATCATGATCTTGATGTTGTTTATCAACTCCGTGTAGGCGATAAGTCAACTGCTTTAAGACTTGAGTATCGAATCAAACAACTCTCGAAACAACAGAAAGAAAAGCTCATTGCTTCATCGCCAAATTTAAGCGATTTATTAACATTATTAGTTAAATAA
- a CDS encoding lipopolysaccharide core heptose(II) kinase RfaY translates to MNNFANIIEVERGNLKFAYVQNDEINYLTLFDQFLAEEGHHELLDPSDRIERYTYLINDNQNKFIFKIDGGVEHRLERRIIAKITGDFYFNLIYKLAKMSLDQCDIAYDLYLVAFDKITKRHYMIFNFIEGRSLKWEEMKEYEEQVRYCIEKLHSYNLVSNDVHGGNFILTPEGKVKAIDLTNSGFIWLTKANDAIELRERFNIKIKVPMLAMAIKNFTHGFKRLSRKIRGKED, encoded by the coding sequence TTGAATAACTTTGCAAACATTATTGAAGTAGAACGTGGAAATCTGAAATTTGCCTATGTTCAAAATGATGAAATCAACTATTTAACCCTTTTTGATCAATTTTTAGCTGAAGAAGGTCATCATGAATTACTTGACCCAAGTGATAGAATCGAAAGATATACCTATTTAATTAATGATAATCAAAATAAATTCATTTTTAAAATTGATGGTGGTGTTGAGCATCGCCTTGAACGCCGAATTATAGCAAAAATTACCGGTGATTTTTATTTTAATTTGATTTATAAATTAGCGAAAATGTCACTTGATCAATGCGATATCGCCTACGATCTTTATCTTGTCGCTTTTGATAAAATAACCAAGCGTCACTATATGATCTTCAACTTTATTGAAGGTAGATCATTGAAGTGGGAAGAGATGAAAGAATATGAAGAACAAGTTAGATACTGTATCGAGAAACTGCATAGCTATAACTTAGTCTCTAATGATGTTCACGGTGGTAATTTTATTTTAACGCCTGAAGGAAAAGTTAAAGCAATTGATTTGACGAATTCGGGTTTTATTTGGTTAACTAAAGCAAACGATGCCATTGAATTACGTGAACGCTTTAATATAAAAATTAAAGTTCCAATGCTAGCAATGGCAATTAAAAATTTTACTCACGGATTTAAACGGTTATCAAGAAAAATTCGGGGTAAAGAGGATTAA
- a CDS encoding M23 family metallopeptidase, translated as MTIKTITNFIFPVGEKQLSQDAYYKALAEAESGFFPFSEDGIWHGGIHIDASFLNKIGNDDKLWCMANGEVIAYRINNVYPKIVYQDNEELIAPYQEQQKVAYFSSGFTLVRHYLKMPKIPDSTETPPAIILHSLYMHQLDWYGYQQKNICQVEYPHFWRVEAGKVNESMTDAIEGSAIRKEGEGTEVVGLLLKGSKIRLGEQKNGQSGWYKIVSITQGTLVTSSEFKTELGDTEGYVWYEDIGTTALERPTGKTADANKDYEICRENYNMVGCPEVEINGIAVYDSADDQQKLTYLPKTATFEFDGQENGYAKIKKISGCVIPSSLKVENGSQDSTHKGYVKLSSLTLTALKPEKLDEVVVLKQPIPIGKGDFIGYIGHNVSQSQRFDEPKEALLSTMKRALGNKLPKLAHIELFTCDDLPAFISKTRALADQLPESEKNIILVEKKAKLFVPTKPDGFLRAGLGIKFIDNSINYYIKIHPDYTLSMPLVFFNPSKVTSQTDLNTADCIDVEQNQDEEIKNEKKRYRLTDDDKNWLINHYKNSFPELMIGDIPDEVELVNNPPVTSLIANDGIEDDALFKIQFCLEDKCYWVASKDVWHLHGQDGQLNARIDYWNNFPLSSDSIPEDDIYNTVYYPRTIPLNSIEDDDRLIARDDADPESLWLRIIAGNKQGIPIQGWINTKKGAQEHVKRVSPWHWSGFSMIEEKASVGEFSKKVSQNHAVKLDTEDCTETMLAILRIFSQSEHNLQQLSYLPHNAKSEIENFLQLMKLKEKKPFTKEQFKGLLRTSWAAEQLGHLFVKYESEWYADEALTKWHEIDELFEEQKQQQQQNIEKLLEIRGIDKKHERNFALQKLNEAHEHVKSNWQIEKEDRIKPLLWWKEVAQAQSTQTGESNQNYPKGYKPILKNLSADGQLWYIHPVAMIDYFNIEPDIWCEPVIEAEPEPIPEPEPEEKTEPKPEPKPEPEPKPVPVQKSTSSCWHEPLKYPQRTYYNSGGAVKPQNGAFGLVRRRADGSRKAHTGLDLFADIGTQCFACLDGEIASLHEDPRGYGKVLVLKVKGEDLRKSRNGSSLEFKNEVMQGDDFNLNANYFYLRYCHLSKRLAHLKEGVKVKAGDLLGYTGDTGNAKGVINPHLHFEITMKPRYNRSNKKDAETNKLGCKINPALFVNLKAINKQIQKSVYDKRRKKV; from the coding sequence ATGACAATAAAAACAATAACTAACTTTATTTTTCCGGTAGGAGAAAAACAACTAAGCCAAGACGCTTATTATAAAGCTTTGGCGGAAGCAGAGAGTGGCTTTTTTCCATTTAGTGAAGATGGAATATGGCATGGTGGTATTCATATCGATGCGTCCTTTTTAAATAAAATAGGTAATGATGACAAACTATGGTGTATGGCAAATGGTGAAGTTATTGCCTATCGAATTAATAATGTATATCCTAAAATTGTGTATCAAGATAATGAAGAGCTTATTGCACCATATCAAGAACAACAAAAAGTAGCCTATTTTTCAAGTGGTTTTACGTTAGTTCGTCACTATTTGAAAATGCCCAAAATTCCTGATTCAACCGAAACCCCACCTGCGATAATCTTACATAGTTTATATATGCATCAGCTTGATTGGTATGGTTACCAGCAAAAAAATATTTGTCAGGTTGAATATCCTCATTTTTGGCGGGTGGAAGCTGGAAAAGTTAATGAATCAATGACAGATGCTATTGAAGGTAGTGCAATACGAAAAGAAGGAGAAGGTACAGAAGTCGTCGGTTTATTACTAAAAGGCAGTAAAATCCGATTAGGCGAGCAAAAAAATGGGCAATCAGGTTGGTATAAGATTGTATCAATCACTCAAGGTACTTTAGTGACTTCAAGCGAATTCAAAACTGAATTGGGGGATACTGAAGGTTATGTTTGGTATGAAGATATCGGTACTACAGCATTAGAACGACCAACAGGAAAAACAGCAGATGCCAACAAAGATTATGAAATCTGTCGGGAAAATTATAATATGGTAGGTTGTCCTGAGGTCGAGATCAACGGTATAGCTGTATATGACTCTGCTGATGATCAACAAAAATTAACATATTTACCTAAAACAGCGACTTTTGAATTCGATGGTCAAGAAAATGGCTATGCCAAAATTAAAAAAATTAGTGGTTGTGTTATCCCTTCTAGCTTAAAAGTTGAAAATGGTAGCCAAGATTCAACTCATAAAGGCTATGTCAAATTATCCTCGTTGACGTTAACAGCGCTAAAACCAGAAAAATTAGATGAAGTTGTGGTATTAAAACAGCCAATTCCGATAGGAAAGGGGGATTTTATCGGTTATATCGGACACAATGTCAGTCAAAGTCAACGCTTTGACGAACCAAAAGAAGCATTATTATCGACGATGAAACGTGCGTTAGGTAATAAATTACCAAAATTAGCGCACATAGAATTGTTTACTTGTGATGATTTGCCGGCGTTTATTAGTAAAACTCGTGCTTTAGCAGACCAGCTACCAGAAAGTGAAAAGAATATTATTTTAGTTGAAAAAAAAGCAAAGCTATTTGTACCGACTAAACCGGATGGTTTTTTACGCGCTGGGTTGGGGATAAAGTTTATTGATAATTCAATTAATTATTATATCAAGATCCATCCTGACTATACGTTAAGCATGCCGTTGGTCTTTTTTAATCCTTCAAAAGTGACATCTCAAACTGATTTAAATACAGCAGATTGTATAGATGTAGAACAAAATCAAGATGAAGAAATTAAAAATGAAAAAAAACGATATCGTTTAACCGACGATGATAAGAATTGGCTAATTAATCATTATAAAAATAGTTTTCCTGAATTGATGATTGGCGATATTCCTGATGAGGTTGAACTCGTTAACAACCCTCCAGTAACGAGTTTAATTGCAAATGATGGTATTGAGGATGACGCATTATTTAAAATACAATTTTGTCTTGAAGACAAATGCTATTGGGTAGCATCAAAGGATGTATGGCATTTGCATGGTCAAGATGGGCAACTAAACGCTAGAATTGATTATTGGAATAATTTTCCATTATCTTCAGATAGTATACCCGAGGACGATATATACAACACAGTATATTATCCACGAACAATACCCCTTAATTCTATTGAAGACGATGATAGACTTATAGCAAGAGATGATGCAGATCCAGAATCCTTATGGTTAAGGATTATCGCAGGAAATAAACAAGGAATACCAATACAAGGTTGGATCAATACTAAAAAAGGAGCTCAAGAACATGTAAAACGAGTGAGTCCTTGGCATTGGTCTGGTTTTAGCATGATTGAAGAGAAAGCTTCAGTCGGAGAATTTTCAAAAAAGGTGAGTCAGAATCATGCCGTAAAATTAGACACAGAAGATTGTACTGAAACAATGTTAGCTATCCTGAGAATTTTTAGCCAATCTGAACATAATCTTCAGCAATTAAGCTACTTGCCACATAATGCAAAAAGTGAAATCGAAAATTTTTTACAATTAATGAAATTAAAAGAAAAAAAACCTTTTACAAAGGAACAATTCAAAGGCTTGTTACGAACAAGTTGGGCGGCAGAGCAGCTTGGACATTTATTCGTAAAATATGAAAGTGAATGGTATGCCGATGAGGCGCTCACCAAATGGCATGAAATAGACGAATTATTTGAAGAACAAAAACAACAACAACAACAAAACATTGAAAAATTGCTAGAAATTCGAGGGATTGATAAAAAGCATGAGCGTAATTTTGCACTACAAAAATTGAATGAAGCTCATGAACATGTCAAAAGCAATTGGCAAATCGAAAAAGAAGATCGCATTAAACCATTATTATGGTGGAAAGAAGTCGCACAAGCACAATCAACTCAAACAGGCGAATCAAATCAAAACTATCCAAAAGGTTATAAACCAATACTCAAAAATTTATCAGCTGACGGTCAACTATGGTATATACATCCTGTAGCGATGATAGATTATTTTAATATTGAACCAGATATCTGGTGTGAGCCTGTAATAGAAGCTGAACCAGAACCAATACCGGAACCCGAACCAGAGGAAAAAACAGAACCTAAGCCAGAACCTAAGCCAGAACCAGAACCGAAACCGGTACCGGTACAAAAATCCACAAGTAGTTGCTGGCATGAACCGCTTAAATATCCGCAGAGAACTTATTACAATTCAGGCGGTGCTGTCAAACCTCAAAATGGCGCATTTGGATTAGTCCGTAGGCGAGCTGATGGAAGTAGAAAAGCTCATACAGGATTAGATTTATTTGCAGATATTGGTACTCAATGTTTTGCTTGTTTGGATGGCGAAATTGCTTCGCTTCACGAGGATCCGCGAGGTTATGGAAAAGTATTAGTTTTAAAAGTTAAAGGTGAAGATTTAAGAAAATCCCGAAATGGCTCATCGCTTGAGTTTAAAAATGAGGTCATGCAAGGAGATGATTTTAATCTTAATGCCAATTATTTCTACTTAAGATATTGCCATTTGAGTAAAAGATTAGCACATTTAAAAGAAGGTGTTAAAGTTAAAGCTGGTGATTTGTTAGGTTATACCGGCGATACTGGTAATGCTAAAGGAGTCATTAATCCTCATTTACATTTTGAAATAACCATGAAACCAAGATATAACAGATCGAATAAAAAAGATGCAGAAACCAATAAGTTAGGTTGCAAGATCAATCCGGCTTTATTTGTTAATTTAAAAGCGATTAATAAACAAATCCAAAAAAGTGTGTATGATAAACGAAGGAAGAAAGTCTAA
- a CDS encoding type VI secretion system Vgr family protein yields MAKTLTKNFSQVGEGLINGLTDITSHNRYTLTVDELDSPISVFSVEGQEQLSQLWHYTITFTSIDKSLSVESFLNKSASFSFNPIANDALSAAIRALGDFLPEGESRKIYGIITHFSQLSVNKDEAHYQIVLTPRLARLGLNRNNAIFQNQNVVSVIEEVLRSHEFSGVDYRLELKEQYPLREFITQWQESDLEFIQRLMADVGIWFRFESHNEHDCDVLIISDYEQGFKQVANLDYNLPSNLQDGGMESVWDITLHSQLVESSVIVQDYNYREAKENLLGEENTQPNDMTTYGTDYRYGEHYKRLDAGVGSGNTQNEDTENDVESNDNGGSESDITESGKWYARIRHEHAISKKIIIRGKTNSYNLVPGQHVCINQNPLVDVEEGIIILSVEGQGSRSEAYELSFTAIAYEVLKPYRPAPIAWPQVGGTLPARVTSPDNDTYGYIDAYGRYRVKFNFDLKEWKKGEESLWVRLARPYAGSNYGFHFPLIDGTEVAIAFMDGNPDRPYIAHAMHDSAHPDPVSTINKHRNVIRTPANNKLRMDDKRGQEHIKLATEYGKTQLNIGHLVNRNKEGRGEGFELRTDEWGAIAAEKGLYLTTQTTPKAQGKQLDMQGAIAQLENALSIAKALQDAASQSEAHGADTESQDKLKTNLTALSQSGILAYAQEGIALTSPENIQLSTGNSFSVVAEKQTDITALKNITVSSGEAIGLFAHKSGMKLFANQGDIDVQAQDANLNIAAKDDIKIDSVDGELTVTASKQLTLICGGSYIKISSKGIELGTSDNIYLKCNAMQKMGPASNDLSAKLTNNNKELELLLKKFITFNSKGFSD; encoded by the coding sequence ATGGCGAAAACGTTGACTAAAAATTTCAGTCAAGTTGGCGAAGGTTTAATAAATGGGTTAACAGATATAACAAGCCACAATCGTTATACTTTGACAGTCGATGAACTTGATTCGCCTATTTCGGTTTTTTCAGTGGAAGGTCAGGAGCAGTTAAGCCAGCTCTGGCACTATACCATCACATTTACCAGTATAGATAAATCATTATCTGTTGAGAGTTTTCTCAACAAATCAGCATCATTTTCATTTAATCCGATAGCAAACGATGCATTAAGTGCAGCGATACGTGCCTTAGGTGATTTTTTGCCGGAGGGTGAATCCCGAAAAATTTATGGCATTATCACTCATTTCAGTCAATTATCGGTTAATAAAGACGAAGCGCATTATCAGATTGTGTTAACGCCAAGGTTAGCGAGACTGGGACTCAACCGAAATAATGCAATATTTCAAAATCAAAATGTTGTCAGTGTGATAGAAGAGGTACTCAGAAGCCATGAATTTAGTGGCGTCGATTATCGGCTGGAGCTGAAAGAGCAATACCCGTTAAGGGAGTTTATCACGCAATGGCAGGAAAGCGACCTGGAATTTATCCAAAGATTGATGGCAGATGTAGGCATCTGGTTTCGATTTGAAAGTCACAACGAGCACGATTGTGATGTGCTGATAATCAGTGATTATGAACAAGGTTTCAAACAGGTTGCAAATCTTGATTATAACTTACCGAGTAATTTGCAGGACGGAGGAATGGAGAGTGTGTGGGATATCACACTGCACAGTCAACTGGTGGAATCATCGGTTATCGTACAGGATTATAATTACCGGGAAGCGAAGGAAAATTTACTGGGAGAAGAAAACACCCAACCCAATGACATGACCACTTACGGAACGGACTATCGTTATGGAGAGCACTATAAACGACTGGATGCAGGCGTGGGGAGTGGTAATACTCAGAATGAAGATACCGAAAATGACGTAGAGTCAAACGATAATGGCGGTAGCGAAAGTGACATTACAGAAAGTGGTAAATGGTATGCGCGTATCCGCCATGAGCATGCAATCAGTAAAAAAATAATCATTCGAGGGAAAACCAACAGTTATAACCTTGTTCCGGGTCAACATGTCTGTATAAATCAAAATCCGCTGGTAGATGTTGAAGAAGGCATCATCATATTAAGTGTCGAGGGACAAGGCAGTCGCTCAGAAGCGTATGAACTGAGCTTTACGGCAATTGCTTATGAGGTATTAAAACCTTACCGTCCGGCTCCGATAGCGTGGCCACAAGTCGGGGGGACATTGCCGGCACGGGTGACCAGTCCGGACAATGATACATACGGTTATATTGATGCCTATGGACGCTATCGGGTTAAATTTAATTTCGACTTGAAAGAGTGGAAAAAAGGTGAAGAGAGTTTATGGGTTAGACTGGCAAGACCGTATGCGGGAAGCAATTATGGATTTCACTTTCCATTAATTGACGGTACAGAAGTTGCGATTGCGTTTATGGACGGCAATCCGGACAGACCTTATATAGCTCATGCGATGCATGACAGCGCACATCCAGACCCGGTGAGCACGATAAATAAACATCGAAATGTAATTCGCACGCCGGCCAACAACAAATTGCGGATGGATGACAAGCGGGGTCAGGAGCATATCAAACTGGCGACTGAATACGGCAAAACCCAGTTAAATATAGGTCACTTAGTTAATCGAAATAAAGAAGGTCGGGGTGAAGGTTTTGAGCTTCGTACCGATGAATGGGGTGCTATAGCCGCAGAAAAAGGGTTATACCTGACCACACAAACAACGCCGAAAGCGCAAGGCAAACAGCTGGACATGCAAGGTGCAATAGCGCAGTTAGAAAATGCACTGTCGATAGCCAAAGCGTTACAGGATGCGGCAAGCCAATCAGAAGCCCACGGAGCCGATACGGAGAGTCAGGACAAGCTAAAAACGAATCTAACGGCATTAAGTCAGAGTGGAATTTTAGCCTATGCTCAGGAAGGGATAGCGTTAACCAGTCCGGAAAATATTCAATTATCAACGGGCAACAGTTTTTCGGTAGTAGCTGAAAAGCAGACAGATATAACGGCGTTAAAAAATATCACAGTGTCTTCGGGCGAGGCGATAGGATTATTTGCCCATAAATCGGGGATGAAGCTTTTTGCCAATCAGGGAGATATTGATGTACAGGCACAGGATGCGAACCTGAATATAGCGGCTAAAGACGATATCAAAATTGACAGTGTAGATGGCGAGTTGACCGTAACGGCCAGTAAACAACTGACCTTAATCTGCGGAGGGTCATATATCAAAATTAGCAGCAAAGGGATAGAGCTGGGTACATCAGATAATATCTATCTAAAATGTAATGCGATGCAAAAAATGGGCCCGGCGAGTAATGATTTATCCGCTAAATTGACTAACAATAATAAAGAACTTGAGTTATTACTGAAAAAATTTATTACGTTTAACTCAAAAGGTTTTTCGGATTAA
- a CDS encoding DUF721 domain-containing protein translates to MRDNEPQILTSILTQNSSLSQIKERISALNKLSSVVHDLLPSPLKPQCRVSNYRQGILIIEVSSASWLTRLKYEQSKLISGIRKKLLPSLSSIQYRINPDICLAVSQSINCSSKNATMTSVLTASSANYLYAIAENAPNKLKKQLIKLANHAK, encoded by the coding sequence ATGCGTGATAATGAACCGCAGATATTAACGTCGATTTTGACGCAAAATTCTTCTTTATCACAGATAAAAGAAAGAATATCTGCACTCAACAAATTATCTAGTGTAGTGCATGATTTACTTCCTTCTCCCTTGAAACCACAATGTAGAGTTTCTAACTATCGTCAAGGGATTCTTATTATTGAGGTAAGTTCTGCAAGTTGGCTGACCAGATTAAAATACGAACAGAGTAAATTAATATCAGGAATTCGAAAAAAATTATTACCGTCTTTATCCTCTATTCAGTATCGAATTAATCCTGATATTTGTTTAGCGGTATCACAAAGTATTAATTGTTCATCAAAAAATGCTACAATGACAAGTGTGCTAACAGCAAGTAGTGCAAATTATTTGTATGCAATAGCAGAAAATGCACCAAATAAATTAAAAAAACAATTGATTAAACTTGCTAACCATGCAAAATGA
- a CDS encoding YhcB family protein, translated as MEKDIIIYLSIGLVMGFIIGAIFMNVLSPKARRFASVKRELEQAQEELKTQKQMIAKHFSHSAEILDNMAKEFRRLYQHMAENSQQIMGNENMPNMNLEVNNNSDSSHKLIVENQPKDYSDNPSNLFKTDEHRS; from the coding sequence ATGGAAAAAGACATAATCATCTATCTTTCGATTGGATTAGTTATGGGCTTTATTATTGGTGCTATTTTCATGAATGTCCTTAGTCCTAAAGCCCGTCGATTCGCAAGTGTTAAACGTGAACTAGAGCAAGCACAAGAAGAACTAAAAACGCAAAAACAAATGATTGCTAAACATTTTTCTCACAGTGCTGAAATATTAGATAACATGGCTAAAGAGTTTAGACGACTTTATCAACATATGGCTGAAAATTCTCAACAAATTATGGGAAACGAAAATATGCCAAATATGAATCTTGAAGTAAATAATAATTCAGATTCAAGCCATAAATTAATAGTCGAAAATCAACCTAAAGATTACTCTGACAATCCTTCTAATCTATTCAAAACGGATGAACATCGATCTTAA
- a CDS encoding Do family serine endopeptidase: MNNSLKKHKKLLSVVALSISMSLSLFSNAYASFPSIPAGNTTEQPSLAPMLETVLPSVVSIKVEGVAQMQNNMPEEFRRFFGYPDSQSRAFTGQGSGVIIDAEKGYVVTNNHVIDNADKITITLNDGHEFKAKLIGKDPQSDIALLKVEDAKKLTAIKLADSDKLRVGDYVVAIGNPFGIGQTVTSGIISALARSGLSMNGFENFIQTDASINRGNSGGALVNLNGELVGINTAIIAPSGGNVGIGFAIPSNMVKSLTSQLVEYGEVRRGVLGIKGNELTSDIAKAFDLDVQKGAFVSEVIDDSAAKEAGIKSGDVIVSMDGKPVDSFAELRAKIATSGVGRIVQLGLIRDGKEISVSVKLKNSDESSTEAKSLHSSLDGATLTNGDVKGQKGVVIESIAKNSPASRLSLQEGDLITGVNKTRVNNIADLRKVIDSKPSAIALNIVRGDSRLYLILR, translated from the coding sequence ATGAACAATTCATTAAAAAAACATAAAAAATTATTAAGTGTTGTTGCTTTAAGTATAAGCATGAGTTTATCATTATTTTCAAATGCTTATGCATCTTTTCCTTCAATTCCTGCTGGTAATACTACCGAACAGCCAAGCTTAGCCCCTATGTTAGAAACAGTTCTACCATCGGTTGTGAGTATCAAAGTCGAAGGTGTTGCTCAAATGCAAAATAATATGCCAGAAGAATTTAGACGATTTTTTGGCTATCCTGACAGTCAATCAAGAGCATTCACTGGTCAAGGCTCAGGAGTAATAATTGATGCTGAAAAAGGCTATGTGGTAACCAATAATCACGTTATTGATAATGCAGATAAAATTACCATTACCCTCAATGATGGCCATGAGTTTAAAGCAAAATTAATTGGAAAAGATCCACAAAGCGATATTGCATTATTGAAAGTTGAAGACGCTAAAAAATTAACAGCAATAAAATTAGCCGATTCGGACAAACTTCGTGTAGGTGATTATGTTGTTGCGATTGGTAATCCATTCGGTATTGGTCAAACTGTAACCTCAGGTATTATTTCTGCACTCGCTCGTAGTGGTTTAAGTATGAATGGTTTTGAGAATTTTATTCAAACCGATGCCTCAATTAATCGAGGTAACTCAGGTGGTGCATTGGTTAACTTAAATGGTGAACTCGTCGGGATTAATACCGCTATCATCGCTCCTAGTGGTGGAAATGTTGGTATCGGTTTTGCCATTCCAAGTAACATGGTAAAAAGTTTAACGTCTCAACTGGTTGAGTATGGTGAAGTTAGGCGTGGAGTGCTTGGCATTAAAGGGAATGAACTTACATCAGATATTGCTAAAGCATTTGATTTAGATGTACAAAAAGGTGCATTTGTTAGTGAAGTTATTGACGACTCAGCCGCGAAAGAGGCAGGGATAAAATCAGGCGATGTCATTGTATCAATGGATGGTAAACCTGTTGATAGTTTTGCTGAATTACGTGCTAAAATAGCCACCTCTGGTGTAGGACGTATAGTACAGTTAGGTTTAATTCGAGATGGCAAAGAAATAAGCGTTAGTGTTAAACTAAAAAATAGTGATGAATCAAGTACCGAAGCAAAATCTTTACACTCCTCTCTTGATGGTGCAACACTGACAAATGGCGATGTAAAAGGTCAAAAAGGTGTAGTTATTGAAAGCATTGCTAAAAATTCGCCTGCTTCTCGATTGAGTCTACAAGAAGGCGATCTGATTACTGGCGTCAATAAAACCCGCGTTAACAATATTGCTGATCTTCGTAAGGTTATTGATAGTAAACCTTCTGCAATTGCACTTAACATTGTTCGTGGTGATAGCCGTTTATACTTAATCTTACGCTAA